Within Citrus sinensis cultivar Valencia sweet orange chromosome 1, DVS_A1.0, whole genome shotgun sequence, the genomic segment AACTGAAGTACCCGTGCTAGTTCTAACATCAATGCTTGGGTTTACCAATGGTTATCTGACAAGTGTCATCATGATCCTGGCCCCGAAGACGGTACCAGTTGCAGAGGGGGAAATAGCTGCAATTGTGATGATTTTGTCCCTGGGAATTGGTTTGGTTGGTGGTTCCGTTCTTGGCTGGGTTTGGATGATTTGATCCTTTGACAGCATCGAGGTAGTAGCATGGCAGAATTTTCTTGCAAAATTTAGTCAGCCTTCcaataaaatgtttaaaattagAAGAGAACAAAACCCGTTGGGAGTTCAATTGATTCTGATGTCTGAACTActtccaaaatttttatttttttccaatgtGGCTGATTATTCAAACtcgtttttgttattttctgaacttgaaAACCTGCATTTTTACTTTCACTTTCACTCAGCATTAATTAATACCACCATCAAAGCAGGCCTAAGCTATCAAACACCACAGTTAGTGTTCAATTCTCAAAAgctgaagaagagaaaaggaaaaacgaATTGTGTCGTATATTAGGCCATTGGCCCATTGATTACCGAACCACAACATTGCCGCAAGCAAAACTCCGCGTTTATGAATGGACAAATAGTGTAAAATAGTAGGAAAACTCCAAAAACAGAAGGGGGACAGACAGAATCGATCAAAATGAACgcaataataaatattcacGCGGTAAGGAGAGAAAAAGATATTAAACAAAACTTTTCATTCCATATCTTATTATTACTGTACATGACATGGCGGCAAACAGTAAGAACGAAAGCGAAGCTATTGGTTAACCCAGACAACCATCTTAACAGGggaaaaatttgttaaaagaaCAGGGGGatatatgaacaaaaaaagaaaaaagtaataatcCAGTTAGAAACTTTGCTCACAGTAGAGAGATAATCTTCGAAAATTTACGAGCAACGACACCACTAGATCATTACTCTATTTACAAAGGCCAAAAAGGTTATATCTAAGGCatgatacaaaaaaaaaaaaaaaaaaaaaggaggagaAGAAGGGCCTAATAAGCAGCAGCGAGATGAGGGGGCAAAGGAGGCCTCTGTTGAAAATTGTAACTAGGTGGTGCTGGTTCTTCTCCCActtgttcatcttcttcatcttcatcagcATCCCAAAGAAAGTGAGCATGAGATGCTAGCACATAGCTGAAAcatcaaattaacaaaatagagTCGAGTCAGTTAACTGATAGTTTCAACAACAATGTTTGAGCAATGAAGAAtgcaaagaagaagaaatgattGTTACCAGTCATCGGGAGCAGCTTTAACAGCTTGATCAAAATAAGACTCCGCACGGGAAGCGTCCTTATGACTCTGCCAAATTAAATCACCATACATTGACAAAACATTCCCATCATTTGGACTCATCAAAATTGCTCGAGCACAATACTCTTCAGCCTTCAAAAGATCCCCACGAGCCTGCATCCCGTTCACCCGAATCATAACAgatcagtttttttttaaaaaaaaaaattccgaATTAGTTTTTCAATAGAAAGAAAAGCTTTTTGAACAGAAGTTTACCTCTTTCAAAAACCTTGCGTAATTGCTGAGGAGAAGCGGGTTGCGGGGATCAGCTTGGATCATTTTCTGATAGTAAAGATCAGTACTGTTGTTTCCATGATTATTGGGATCCCAAGAACCCCACCTCCCATCGCCATCTCCACCGTCGGATCCACCGCCACCGCCGCACATGTTACCGCCGCCGCCGTAAATCCCACCACCCACCAAAACACCAATCTCACACGCTTCTTTCCCTAACCACCCACCGTCGAACGACGCCGTCTCGGACTcgtcttctttctcttccagCGCCAGCCCGTTGAAGACGTTGCTCGTCGCCTTCTTCTTCGGCAGAGGGAGGCTCCGGAGATCCGTCTCGGACAGCGTCCTCGTCATGCTCTTTAACGAATCACACGGAGATGATGACGCCGTTAACGTGAAGGGCACTGGTGATGAATCTTTCGCATGAGGTATCCATGAGTTCAGAATTGGCGTTGACGAGCTTCGTAGAAGCATTTTTGCTGTTTCgtatttttaccttttttatttaaaaaaaaaattaaatagttttctttttcttgttcttttttttccccaagaAGACAAGCAGGAGGAGAAATTATAAAACGGGAAGATATCACGCCCGTTCTGTTTTGGACGaagaagaaaaactaatttgCGTCATTTTTATAGCAAGAGAGGAGGAGAGACTGCTGGACGGATCTGGGCCGTTGATCGCGTGAATCATAAGTTAACAAATACGGTTCAGTGGACGCACGTGGTATAATAACAGGTTTCTGATTGTTGGGATTTTTAACGAGTCGTTTGGCGACCTCCGGCTATTAAAGTGTTCAAATGTGCTTTTGGTATTCAACAAGCACTTTTAGAAAACTAGCGttacaaatttatatatttagcATCATTAAACATAGACATT encodes:
- the LOC102608711 gene encoding uncharacterized protein LOC102608711, whose product is MLLRSSSTPILNSWIPHAKDSSPVPFTLTASSSPCDSLKSMTRTLSETDLRSLPLPKKKATSNVFNGLALEEKEDESETASFDGGWLGKEACEIGVLVGGGIYGGGGNMCGGGGGSDGGDGDGRWGSWDPNNHGNNSTDLYYQKMIQADPRNPLLLSNYARFLKEARGDLLKAEEYCARAILMSPNDGNVLSMYGDLIWQSHKDASRAESYFDQAVKAAPDDCYVLASHAHFLWDADEDEEDEQVGEEPAPPSYNFQQRPPLPPHLAAAY